The genome window TGTATTTAAAAAACTGGAAGAAAATCTAAAAACAAAATATAGAGGATTGTAATGAAAAAAGTAGTTTATGGAGTTCTCTTAACATTTTTCCTTATTTTAACAGGCTGCGAAGATAAACCTTCTGATGAGCTTGTAAAAAAGCAGTTAGAAAGTCTTAGTATAATAGGAGAAGTGAAAAACTACAAAAGAATAAATGGCTACAAAGACGGAAACTACTACATTGTAGAATATGAATATGACCTATATATTGATAAGCAAAAAATAAAAGAATTATCAAACAAAATGAAAGGCTCTTTCTTTTCAGAAATCCAACTAAGTGCCTTATTAATGGGAATAGTTTTGCAATGCGGCTCCCAAAACCCTTGTCATATAAAAGAAAAAGCCAAATTTGTTAAAGGAGAAAAAGGCTGGAGTGTGGTAGAGGAATGATAAATCTAAAAGATTTTAATTACGGTGAGCTTGAGAGATGGGTAAGACAGCAGGGCTGGAAAAAGTTTAGAGCAAAACAGCTTGCCAAATGGATTTATAACAAGAAGGCCGCTTCATATGACGAAATGACAGACCTTTCTAAAGAAATCAGGAGCTATCTCAAAGAAAATACAAAATTAAATGCCCTTGAGCTTATAACATATGAAGCGTCAAAAGAAGATGGCAGTATAAAATTTTTGTGGAGACTGGAAGACGGACATACAGTAGAAACTGTTTTTATTCCTGAAAAAAATCACTATACCCTTTGTGTATCAACACAGGTTGGTTGTGCTGTAGGTTGCACCTTTTGTTATACAACAAAAGACGGTCTTATCAGAAACCTTACAACAGCAGAAATTATAGACCAGTATATACAGTCCCAGAGATTTGTTGGACTGGATAGAAGAATATCAAATGTAGTTTTTATGGGAATGGGAGAACCCCTTGCAAATTATGATAATGTTAAAAAAGCTGTCCAGATTATGACAGATGACAGAATGCTTGGCCTTTCAAACAGAAAAATAACAATATCTTCCAGTGGAATAATACATCAGATAAAAAGAATGTATGAGGACAAATCATTCCCTCAGGTTAGGCTTGCTGTGTCTTTAAATGCTGCAGACCAGGAAACAAGAGCTAAAATAATGCCTATTTCAGAGACAAATACCCTTGAAGACCTTATGGAAACCCTCAACTCATTACCTGTTAAAAATGGATACAGGATAATGCTGGAATATGTTCTTATAAAAGATATAAATGATAGACCTGAAGATGCCCATAAACTTGCCAGACTAATAGGGAAAAATAAAAAAAGATACAAAGTAAATCTGATACCATTTAATCCCCACCCAGGTTCACCATTTGAAAGACCTGATGAAGAAAGGGTTAATAAATTCCATCAAATACTCTGGCAGTATAATATCGGTGCATTTGTTAGATGGAGTAAAGGAAAAGATATATCTGCTGCCTGTGGACAGCTTAGAAAGAAAAATATAGAAGGAAAAAAGATAACTTTTATATCTCCCAAAAGTTTAAAAGTATAACAAAGGGGCAAAAGCCCCTTTTATATTAATGATGATGGTCTTTATCTTTTTTGCCGGTATAAAGTTCCTCAAATTCTTTTAACAGCTCAATCAATTTCTGTGTATATTTTGTGTCAACATTCTGTTTAACCTTCATAGCATAGAAAGAAAGCTGATGGATAAGCTCTACTTCTCTTAGATACTTATGATATTTATCTTTGTTTTCTGGACTAACAGGCTTTATTCTCTGGGTGAAAAAATACTGCCAAAGAATTTTTTTAAATTTTTCTGCATGCTTGTCCTTGTTTATTACCCATCTAACCAGCTGATTTTTTGAATAGGCATCTGTTTTTTTGCTTAACTCCTTGATTTTGCTTATGGATTTATCCATAGTAGCTATGTACTCGTAAAGCAGTGTAAACCTCGCCCCATCATCATAAATTCCACAGGGAATTTGGCAATGAGCATAAACATTGGTAGCAAAAAAACTACTAAAAACAATACCCAAAACCATAACAAACTTTTTCATATTAGAACCTCCCTTTTCTTTTCAAAAATACAGATTTATCTGGCAGGGTATTATAACTAAAATCATAAATCCTACATTTATAAAACAGTGTTTGATTTTTTTATGCTCCCTCAATTATAATATTCTGTCTAAAATCAAAAACTTACAGGAGAGGTGCGTAGATGAGTTTTTTAGAAGAATACAGGAAACATGTTGAAGAAAGAGCAAAACTTGGAATTCCACCATTACCACTTAACAAAAAACAGGTTGAGGAGCTTGTAGAACTTCTTCAACAGGTTCCAATAGTTGAAGAAGAGTTTCTTATGGACTTATTCCTTAACAGAGTTCCTCCAGGAGTTGATGATGCAGCATTTGTAAAAGCCAAATTCCTTGCTGACATCATTGAAGGCAAAGCAAAATCCCTTGCTATAACACCTGTTCATGCTGTTCAAATACTTGGAACAATGCTCGGTGGTTACAACGTTGAACCACTCGTAAAGGCACTTTCACACAAAGATGAAGAAATTGCAAAAGAAGCTGCAAAGGCTCTTAAAAATATTCTTCTTGTATATGACTACTTTAATGATGTTGTTGAACTTGCAAAAGAAGGAAATAAATATGCACAGGAAGTTTTAGAAAGTTGGGCTAACGCAGAATGGTTTACATCAAAAGAACCACTTCCAGAAAAAATAACTGTTACAGTTTTCAAAGTCCCAGGGGAAACAAATACAGACGACCTTTCTCCTGCAAGAGAAGCTTCAACAAGAAGTGATATTCCGCTACACGCACTTTCAATGCTTCAGGCAAAAATGCCAGATGCTATACAAAAAATTCAAGAACTTAAGAAAAAAGGCCATCCAGTTGCTTTCGTGGGTGATGTTGTTGGAACAGGTTCTTCAAGAAAATCTGCAACAAACTCTCTTATGTGGTGGATAGGTGAAGACATTCCTTACGTTCCAAATAAAAGAAGAGGTGGTGTTGTAATAGGTGGAGTTATAGCTCCAATTTTCTTCAACACATGGGAAGACTCTGGTGGACTTCCAATAATAGCTGATGTTTCAAAACTTGAAACTGGAGATGTTATAGATATCTATCCATACGAAGGAAAAATTGTTAAAAATGGTGAAGTTGTTGCTACATTTGAGCTTAAGCCTAATACACTTCCAGATGAAGTTAGAGCAGGCGGAAGAATTCCATTAATCATTGGAAGAAACCTCACAAGAAAAGCAAGAGAAGCCCTTGGAATGCCTGAAGAAAATATCTTTATCAGACCTGAGCAACCACCTGAAAAGGAAGGTGTTGGATACACACTTGCTCAGAAAATAGTAGGTAGAGCCTGTGGAATGGAAGGTGTAAGACCTGGAATGTATGTTGAGCCTCAGGTTCTTACAGTAGGTTCACAGGATACAACAGGAGCAATGACCAGAGATGAGATAAAAGAGCTTGCTGCTTTATCTTTTGGTGCTGACCTTGTAATGCAGTCTTTCTGTCATACAGCAGCATATCCAAAACCAGCTGATGTTAAACTCCAGCTTACACTTCCACAGTTCATCATAAAAAGAGGTGGTGTATCCCTCAGACCTGGTGATGGTGTTATCCACTCATGGCTTAACAGAATGGTTCTCCCTGATACAGTTGGAACAGGTGGAGACTCCCACACAAGATTTCCAATAGGAATATCTTTCCCAGCAGGTTCAGGACTTGTTGCATTTGCTGCTGTTACAGGAACAATGCCTCTTAATATGCCAGAGTCAGTTCTGGTTAGATTTAAAGGCGAAATACAGCCAGGTATAACAGTTAGAGACCTTGTTAATGCAATTCCTTACTTTGCTATAAAACAGGGACTTTTAACTGTTGAAAAACAAGGTAAGAAAAATATCTTCGCAGGAAGAATTCTTGAGATAGAAGGACTTGAAAATCTCAAAGTTGAACAGGCATTTGAGCTTTCTGATGCATCTGCAGAAAGAAGTGCTGCTGCATGCACAGTTAAATTAAACAAAGAGCCTGTTATCGAGTATATCCAGTCAAATATCGCTCTCCTTGAAAAAATGATAGAAGCTGGATATCAGGATGCAAGAACACTCCAGAGAAGAATAGATAAAATGAAAGCATGGCTTGACAACCCTGAGCTCCTTGAAGCTGACGAAAATGCTGAATACGCAGCTGTTATAGAAATAGACCTGAATGAGATTAAAGAGCCAATCCTTGCATGTCCAAACGACCCAGATGATGTTGCTACACTTTCAGAAGTTCTTGCAGATGAAAGAAGACCTAAGAATATAGATGAGGTATTTGTTGGTTCTTGTATGACAAATATAGGACACTTTAGAGCTGTTGGAGAAATCCTCAGAGGAGAAGGACAGGTTCCAACAAGACTGTGGATTGTTCCACCAACTAAAATGGACGAAAGAAGACTTGTTGAAGAAGGATACTACAATATCTACGGTGTAGCAGGAGCAAGGACAGAAGTTCCAGGATGCTCACTCTGTATGGGTAATCAGGCAAGGGTCAGAGACGGTGCTGTTGTAATGTCCACATCCACAAGAAACTTTGATAACAGAATGGGTAAAGATGCAAAAGTTTACCTTGGTTCTGCAGAAATATCTGCTATCTGTGCTATACTTGGAAGACTTCCAACAGTTGAGGAATACCACAAGTTTATGGAAGAAAAGATTGCAGGAAAAGAGGATAAAGTCTATAAATTCCTCAACTTCCATGAACTTCCTGAAGAAGAACTGGACATCCTTGTAGCTGACGCTTTATATACTTTCTAATCAAGGAAGGGGCAAAAGCCCCTTCTTTTTATAAATCTGCAAATCTTTTTCATCCAATATAAAATCCCCATTTTTTCCAATCTAATATTTAATCCCCTGTTAAAAATAGATGTTGTAAATCATCCTTTTGGCAAATAATTTGTTATATAGATTAAAAAAAATATCGAGGAGATGAGCCATGGGAGATTTTGCTAAAAATATCACTGTAAATGGAAATAGCTACAAAATTTATAGTCTGGAAAAATTAAATCAGCTTCACCCAGGAGTAGAAACACTTCCATTTTCAATAAGAGTTCTTGCAGAAAATATTATCAGAAAATTTGATGGCAGAGTTGTTACTGAAAAACATATAGAAGAGATAGCAACCTGGAAAAAGCGTTATGACACACCTGTGGAAATTCCTTTCCATCCTGCAAGGGTTATAATGCAGGACTTTACAGGTGTTCCTGGGGTTGTTGACCTTGCGGCAATGAGAGATGCAGCAAAAAAGCTGGGTATAGACCCTAAAAAAGTTAATCCCCTTGTCCCTGTTGACCTTGTTATAGACCACTCTATTCAGATTGATTTTTTTGGAACTGAAGAGGCTCTAAAGAAAAATCTTGAGATGGAATACAAAAGGAATAAAGAAAGATACCAGCTTCTTAAATGGGCTCAGAATGCATTTGATAACCTGAGAATATTCCCTCCAGGAAGCGGTATTATCCATCAGGTAAACCTTGAGTATATCGCACAGGTTGTTATGAAATCTCAGGAAAATGGGGAAACTGTAGCATATCCGGACACACTCGTTGGAACAGACTCCCACACAACAATGATAAATGGTCTTGGTGTGCTTGGATGGGGTGTTGGTGGTATTGAGGCTGAAGCTGTAATGCTTGGACAACCTTATTATATGAAAATTCCAGAGGTTATCGGAGTTAAACTGACAGGGGAACTTCCTGAAGGTGCAACAACAACAGACCTTGTTTTAACAATAACCCAAAAACTTAGAGAATATGGCGTTGTTGAAAAATTTGTGGAATTCTTCGGTGAAGGTGTTAAGAAGTTATCCCTTCCAGACAGGGCAACTATTGCAAACATGGCTCCAGAATACGGAGCAACAATGGGATTTTTCCCTGTTGATGAGGAAACTATAAACTTCCTAAAACTCACAAACAGAAAAGAAGCAGCTGAGCTTGTTGAGGCTTATACAAAGGAAAATATGCTATTCTACGACGGTAAAAATGACCCTGATTATACAGATATTATAGAGATAGATATGTCTCAGGTTGAACCTTCCCTGGCAGGACCCTCAAGACCACAGGACAGAGTTAATCTTAAAGATATGAAAAAAACCTTCATAGACTTGCTTAACTGTAACTACAACAGAGAAATTGATATAAAAGAAATCACAGCCTTTGAAGATGAAGCAGGCAAAGATATGGAAATTGGCGAATGTAGAATACACAAAGGTAAGAAAATAGCCAAAATCAATCTTGATGGTGAGGAAGTAGTTATTGGAGATGGCTCGGTTGTAATTGCTTCAATAACTTCCTGCACAAATACCTCTAACCCTTCTGTTCTAATAGGGGCTGGTCTACTTGCTAAAAAAGCTGTTGAAAAAGGTTTATCAGTCAAACCTTATGTAAAAACATCCCTTGCCCCCGGTTCCCGTGTTGTTGAGGGATACCTGAAAAAAGCAGGACTGCTTCCTTATCTGGAAGCTTTAAGATTTCATATTGTTGGATTTGGTTGCACAACCTGTATTGGAAACAGCGGTCCTTTACACCCAGAAATAGAAAAAGCGATTAAAGAAAATGACCTTATTGTATCCGCAGTTCTATCAGGAAACAGAAACTTTGAGGCACGAATTCACCCTGATGTGAAGGCAAACTGGCTTGCTTCTCCATTACTGGTCGTTGCCTATGCAATCGCAGGTAGAACAGATATAGACCTGACAACAGAGCCTATAGGCAAAGACCCAAACGGAAATCCTGTATATCTGAAGGATATCTGGCCTTCTCAGGAAGAGATTAAACAAATCATAAATCAGGTTCTGGATGAAAAAGTATTTGAAGAAAAATACAAAGATATCCTTCTTGGAGATGAATACTGGCAGGCTCTTGAAGCTCCTACAGGAGAAACATTTGAATGGGACCCAGCATCTACATATATAAGAAAACCTCCTTACTTTGATAACTTTACAGTAGAAGTTAATCCTCCTACCGATATCAAAGGAGCAAGGGTTCTTGAACTGCTTGGAGACAGTGTAACAACTGACCATATCTCCCCTGCAGGTAAAATCCCACCAGAATATCCAGCAGGAAAATATCTCCTTGAACATGGGGTTCCAGTTGAGGAGTTTAACTCATACGGCGCAAGAAGAGGAAATCATGAAGTTATGGTAAGAGGAACTTTTGCAAATGTTCGTATCAAAAACAAACTGGTTGCACCAAAGGAAGGTGGATATACGCTGAAATTTCCTGAGAAAAAAGAGATGTTTGTTTATGATGCAGCAGTTGAATATGCAAAAGAAGGAGTTCCTCTTATTGTTCTTGGCGGAAAAGAATACGGAACAGGTTCTTCAAGGGACTGGGCAGCAAAAGGAACACAGCTTCTTGGTGTTAAAGCAGTAATTGTTAAATCATTTGAAAGAATACACAGGTCTAACCTTGTTGGAATGGGAGTTTTACCACTGGTGTTCAAAGAAGGAGAAGGCTGGGAAGAGCTGGGACTTGATGGCTCAGAAACTTATGAGATTATCGGTATAGAAGATATGAAACCTGGAAAAGAATTAATTGTAAGAGCAACAAAAGAAAATGGTGAAATTGTAGAATTTAAAGTAATCTCCAGACTGGATACTGTAGTTGATGTTGAGTATTTCCAAAATGGTGGAATACTGCCAATGGTTCTGAGAAAAATAATCAGAGAAAGTTAACCTTCAGGGTAGGTTATATAACCTGCCCTTTTAGAAGAAAATTTCCTACCTATTATAAAAGGCTTTTAGTGTATATATTTTTTTTATATGTCTATTGCTCCTTTCAATTTTTTTGATAAAGTTTTTTTCAGTAATCTATAAAAATATTTGGCAATTTGATAATAGATATATAAAATAAAAGTTATCAGAACCTAAAAGTAAATAAAAAGGAGAAGGAAAACCTTTGGCAAGGTTTCCCTTCTCATAGCGTGTTGCGGGGGAGAGTAGGGGGGATAAATTCTAAATAAATATTTTAAAACATATCAGTAATAATTACTACTCTTATTATTTTTATTTCCAAAATAGACAAATTTTCTAACAACAAAGTTATCAAGTTCATTGCTCTAATCTTTATATAAGAATACTCTTATTATCCTCCCCACAGGATGTATTAATAATTAATAATAAGACAAATTTTCTTTTTTTGCATTATTTTTAATAAACTGCTATTCTTAGTTTTTCGTATTATTTAAAAGCATCCATAAATACTATTTACTACTTCTATAAACAGGTAATACATTTACTTTTACAGCTTTAAATCTTGCTGTTTTTACGAAGAAGTCTGCTTCATCTCCAAACAGAAAGTTAATTTTACTTTTTGCAAAATGAAAAGTTGTATATAAAGTTCCTTTTTTTAGCCACGGAACATACTCAATGTTTAGAACTTCTGACTTTCCATATTGGGATTTTAGAATTGCTTTCTGTGCATCATTGAGCCTTTCCCTATCTTCTTCGCTTACAAACAGCTTATCTTCATTCATTTTTGATATAAGAGATATACACTCTTTAGTCTGGGCGGCGTTGTTGTAATGGATTAAGGCTCTTCCTGTAGTGAGATAGAAATCAGAAAATCCATCCTCTTCCAGTAGTTCGGCAACCATTCCCCGTTTTTCCCATTGTTTATAATGAAACTTTCCATATCCATCTGGTGTCCTGAATTTGTCTATATGCAGTATAGGAGTATCTTCTTCTTTAACAGGCCATTGTAATCCCTTTAGCCTATTTTGTTTGAGTTTTTCATAAGAAGCTCCTGAAAATCTTTCTGGTGCTTCTTTTCTTACTTCGTTCCATACATCCTCAGAATTTTTATAAAATGTATTTATTCCCATTCTTTTGGCTATTTCATCTAAAACCTGCCAGTCATCAGGCAGGTCTGAGTTTATAACAGGCTGAGATAGATGAAGCCTTCTTTCTGCATTCACATAAACACCTTCTTTTTCGTAAGCACTTTTTACTCCGAAAATAATATCTGCATACTCTGTAATCTCATTTGGAAATAGTTCATTTACAACCAAAAGCTCAAGCTGGTTTAAAGCTCTATGGATTTTATTCTGGTTAGGGTGTATATGGGCAATGTCCTCGCCTATGTTATAAATGGCTTTTATATTTCCTTCTAAGATTGCATCTATGATATCAGGGGTCATCAAACCTATTTCCTCTGGTGTCCTGTAATCAGGGTCGTAGTATGGCAGACAGCCCATATCACAGGCACCCTGAACATTATTCTGTCCCCGAAGTGGCATAAGTCCTGCACCTTTTTTCCCGATATTTCCTGTTAAAAGGGCAAGATGAGTAATTGCCATTACTGTATAACTACCATCTATATGCTCGGTAACTCCGAGCCCCCAGAGTATCATGGATTTTTTTGTGGCATACAGTCTTGCAACCTGACGTATTTTTTCTGGTAAGTCCTCATATCCTTTGATTTTTAGAAACAGGTCAGGGTCTGCATAAGGGTCATTAAGTATTTTTTCTTTATACTCTTCAAATCCTTTTACCCTTTCTTTTATAAACTGCTTATTGTAAAGATTTTCTTCTATAATAACCCTTGCCATCATATTCAGGACAAGGAGATTGGTTTCAAAGGGAATAGTGAGCTGATAGGTAGCAAATTTTGATAAGGGTATCTCCCTGACATCTATTACTGCAAGGGGAATTCCTTCCCTGACCACATCCAGAATTCTGTTTGCCACAATAGGATGTGCTTCTGTTGTGTTTGAGCCTATCACAATTAAAAATTCTGTGTTGTAAATATCGTTAAATGGATTTGTTGCAGCACCTTCTCCGATAGTTGTTCTCATTCCCTTCAGGGACGGAGAATGACAGACACGTGCACAGTTATCAATATGTGGAGAACCTATATACCTTCTAATAAATTTCTGAAAGTAATAGGCACTTTCACAGTTTGTTCGTGCTCCACCTATACCTGCTATTGCGTAAGGAGAATATTTTTCTTTAATCTGAGTTAATTTCCATGCAGCTATATCATAAGCAAGGTCAAAATCTGCTTCATAAAATTTCTGGTCAAAATCAATTAGTGTGTTTAATCTACCCTTTATATAAGATGGGAAAAACTCCTTATTCTTTTCTATAAACTCCTTTTTTATTCTGGGTTTTTTTATCCTATAAGGAGAATATAGATACTCCCAGCCTTTACGACCTTTTATACATAGCTTTCCAAGGGATACTTCCCCTTCCTTTTTTGCAAAGGCTTTTATGATTTGACCATCATCAAGGCTGAAGGATATATCACAGCCTACACCACAATAGGTGCATACTGTATCTATAATCAAGATTTTTTCTCCTTTGGGAAAAGATGATTAGAAAATATTATATTGGAAGAATGAAAATAAAATATGATTTTTCTGATTGAAAGGAAAATAAAAAAGGGGCTTCAAAGCCCCTTTTGATTTATGTTGTTGAGCCTTCTTCGTCTAAGTAAAGCTCTCTGAATACTTCATCTTTAATCTGCTCGTTTTCTCCTCTGAAACCTGGCATAGCTTCTATTCTGTACCATGCAGAACGATACCATATATCTGATGGTCCTTTGTTTACAGGTGCCACCTTCTGTGCCCTTGTTTCTTTGTGGTATTCCCAGTTCATATATGCATTAAAGTCCTGAACAATATCTGTGATAACCATTCCGTAGTCATTTAATAAAGCCTTCTGGAACTGCTGCCATCTGTTTAGAGAAGAATCTCTCAGGGTTAATCCAAAGTATCCTGCTGAACCTTCCCCTTTAAGTGCAGCAATTCCTCTTGCAATAAATGCTTTAAATGCTTTAACTGTTTCTGGTGGGTCTGTTATAAACACATCAAAGGCACCTATCCATTCTTCTGGGAATGGATTTCTCAGGTCAAATCGGATTGCTTCAGCATTATCTATTCCAAGCTCTTTGAATATTCTGTTATCAAAATCAATCGCCCTTTCATCAATATCAAGTATAAGAACTCTTCTTGCAAGACCTGTTAAAGCAACTGCAAGACCTGTAAGGTCGTCCTCTGCTCCCATTACAAGAATATCTCTGTTTCTAAGGTCTTCCCTTGAATCAAGGAAAAGAATTCTTGAGATTGTTGTTTCAGGGGTAACAGAACCCTGGTCATACTCCTGAATAGCTTTTGGTCTGTCTTTTGCCAGCTCAACAAATGTTCTATACCAGTCTTTGTTAGCATAAAAAGGAATTCCTCTTCCTTCACATGCCTGACATGTGTAATCAACATAAGGTGGAATGTTTAACTCTTTTATAAGATTAAATCCCTTTTCTGTAATATAAAGCTCATCATTTTCAACTTTTACAAAACCTTCTTCAATAAGACCTTTTACTATTTCTGAGGCTGCTGGAACTGGAAGGTCTGAATAGTCAACAACTTTCCAGAAGTCTGATGTTACCTGCAGTGCAGCAAGAACCCTCTCAACGTTTCTTGGAATAAGCTTAATATTTGTTTTCTCAGTAGCTCTGTCAGCAATTTTTTTCAAAATTTCTGCCAATTGTTTACCTCCTTAAGATTTTTTTATCATATCCTGAATAAATTGCGGCAGTGCAAAAAGACAAGCATATATGCTATCACAAAAGTATTTAGTTTTCAATTGCTTAACCCTTTCTGTATTTCTGGTGGTATCGGTTATATCTATGAAATCTGAAGCTATAGTAAAACTCCACATCCCTGATGGATATGTTGGGACATAAGCCAGATAAACACCTGTATTTCTAAATACTTTTCTTATCTGGGATACTGCATTTTTAAAATAATTTTCCTGTAATATAGGGGACTCCGTCTGGGCAACCATAATTCCTTTGTCTCTGAGAGACGATTTTACTTTCTTATAAAACTCCTCACTGAAAAGCACCTCAGAAGCTCCAACAGGGTCAGAGGAGTCCATTATGATTACATCGTAATAGTTTTTTCTTTCTTCTAAGAAAGTATTTCCATCTTCTATAAATATTTTTACTTTAGGGTCTTTTAATTTTTCTGATATGGTAGGGAAGTATTTTTCAGAAACAATGATTACTTCTTCATCTATCTCACATAAATGAACCTCTTCAACAGATGGGTGTTTTAAAACTTCTCTAACTGTTCCTCCATCACCACCGCCTATAACAAGCACTCTTTTCGGCTCTGGATGCATAACCATAGCAGGATGTGCCAGCATCTCGTGGTAAATAAACTCATCTTTCTCTGTGGTCTGAACAAGCCCGTCAAGTATAAGCACTTTCCCAAACTGTGGTGTGTCTAAAACAACTATTTCCTGATATTTTGATTTAATTTTTTTAACCTCATCTGCCTTAATTGTGAGGCCTACGCCGTCTGTCCAGTATTCAGTGAACCATATCAATATTCCAAACCTCCTAAGGTTTTACGATTACACATCTATATCCTGTTGGGATATATTTTTTCCATGTTTCAAGTATCTGTTTTTTAGTAACTTTATTTAT of Persephonella sp. IF05-L8 contains these proteins:
- a CDS encoding molybdopterin-dependent oxidoreductase, translated to MIIDTVCTYCGVGCDISFSLDDGQIIKAFAKKEGEVSLGKLCIKGRKGWEYLYSPYRIKKPRIKKEFIEKNKEFFPSYIKGRLNTLIDFDQKFYEADFDLAYDIAAWKLTQIKEKYSPYAIAGIGGARTNCESAYYFQKFIRRYIGSPHIDNCARVCHSPSLKGMRTTIGEGAATNPFNDIYNTEFLIVIGSNTTEAHPIVANRILDVVREGIPLAVIDVREIPLSKFATYQLTIPFETNLLVLNMMARVIIEENLYNKQFIKERVKGFEEYKEKILNDPYADPDLFLKIKGYEDLPEKIRQVARLYATKKSMILWGLGVTEHIDGSYTVMAITHLALLTGNIGKKGAGLMPLRGQNNVQGACDMGCLPYYDPDYRTPEEIGLMTPDIIDAILEGNIKAIYNIGEDIAHIHPNQNKIHRALNQLELLVVNELFPNEITEYADIIFGVKSAYEKEGVYVNAERRLHLSQPVINSDLPDDWQVLDEIAKRMGINTFYKNSEDVWNEVRKEAPERFSGASYEKLKQNRLKGLQWPVKEEDTPILHIDKFRTPDGYGKFHYKQWEKRGMVAELLEEDGFSDFYLTTGRALIHYNNAAQTKECISLISKMNEDKLFVSEEDRERLNDAQKAILKSQYGKSEVLNIEYVPWLKKGTLYTTFHFAKSKINFLFGDEADFFVKTARFKAVKVNVLPVYRSSK
- the rlmN gene encoding 23S rRNA (adenine(2503)-C(2))-methyltransferase RlmN, yielding MINLKDFNYGELERWVRQQGWKKFRAKQLAKWIYNKKAASYDEMTDLSKEIRSYLKENTKLNALELITYEASKEDGSIKFLWRLEDGHTVETVFIPEKNHYTLCVSTQVGCAVGCTFCYTTKDGLIRNLTTAEIIDQYIQSQRFVGLDRRISNVVFMGMGEPLANYDNVKKAVQIMTDDRMLGLSNRKITISSSGIIHQIKRMYEDKSFPQVRLAVSLNAADQETRAKIMPISETNTLEDLMETLNSLPVKNGYRIMLEYVLIKDINDRPEDAHKLARLIGKNKKRYKVNLIPFNPHPGSPFERPDEERVNKFHQILWQYNIGAFVRWSKGKDISAACGQLRKKNIEGKKITFISPKSLKV
- a CDS encoding superoxide dismutase [Ni]; amino-acid sequence: MKKFVMVLGIVFSSFFATNVYAHCQIPCGIYDDGARFTLLYEYIATMDKSISKIKELSKKTDAYSKNQLVRWVINKDKHAEKFKKILWQYFFTQRIKPVSPENKDKYHKYLREVELIHQLSFYAMKVKQNVDTKYTQKLIELLKEFEELYTGKKDKDHHH
- the acnB gene encoding bifunctional aconitate hydratase 2/2-methylisocitrate dehydratase; the protein is MSFLEEYRKHVEERAKLGIPPLPLNKKQVEELVELLQQVPIVEEEFLMDLFLNRVPPGVDDAAFVKAKFLADIIEGKAKSLAITPVHAVQILGTMLGGYNVEPLVKALSHKDEEIAKEAAKALKNILLVYDYFNDVVELAKEGNKYAQEVLESWANAEWFTSKEPLPEKITVTVFKVPGETNTDDLSPAREASTRSDIPLHALSMLQAKMPDAIQKIQELKKKGHPVAFVGDVVGTGSSRKSATNSLMWWIGEDIPYVPNKRRGGVVIGGVIAPIFFNTWEDSGGLPIIADVSKLETGDVIDIYPYEGKIVKNGEVVATFELKPNTLPDEVRAGGRIPLIIGRNLTRKAREALGMPEENIFIRPEQPPEKEGVGYTLAQKIVGRACGMEGVRPGMYVEPQVLTVGSQDTTGAMTRDEIKELAALSFGADLVMQSFCHTAAYPKPADVKLQLTLPQFIIKRGGVSLRPGDGVIHSWLNRMVLPDTVGTGGDSHTRFPIGISFPAGSGLVAFAAVTGTMPLNMPESVLVRFKGEIQPGITVRDLVNAIPYFAIKQGLLTVEKQGKKNIFAGRILEIEGLENLKVEQAFELSDASAERSAAACTVKLNKEPVIEYIQSNIALLEKMIEAGYQDARTLQRRIDKMKAWLDNPELLEADENAEYAAVIEIDLNEIKEPILACPNDPDDVATLSEVLADERRPKNIDEVFVGSCMTNIGHFRAVGEILRGEGQVPTRLWIVPPTKMDERRLVEEGYYNIYGVAGARTEVPGCSLCMGNQARVRDGAVVMSTSTRNFDNRMGKDAKVYLGSAEISAICAILGRLPTVEEYHKFMEEKIAGKEDKVYKFLNFHELPEEELDILVADALYTF
- the acnA gene encoding aconitate hydratase AcnA produces the protein MGDFAKNITVNGNSYKIYSLEKLNQLHPGVETLPFSIRVLAENIIRKFDGRVVTEKHIEEIATWKKRYDTPVEIPFHPARVIMQDFTGVPGVVDLAAMRDAAKKLGIDPKKVNPLVPVDLVIDHSIQIDFFGTEEALKKNLEMEYKRNKERYQLLKWAQNAFDNLRIFPPGSGIIHQVNLEYIAQVVMKSQENGETVAYPDTLVGTDSHTTMINGLGVLGWGVGGIEAEAVMLGQPYYMKIPEVIGVKLTGELPEGATTTDLVLTITQKLREYGVVEKFVEFFGEGVKKLSLPDRATIANMAPEYGATMGFFPVDEETINFLKLTNRKEAAELVEAYTKENMLFYDGKNDPDYTDIIEIDMSQVEPSLAGPSRPQDRVNLKDMKKTFIDLLNCNYNREIDIKEITAFEDEAGKDMEIGECRIHKGKKIAKINLDGEEVVIGDGSVVIASITSCTNTSNPSVLIGAGLLAKKAVEKGLSVKPYVKTSLAPGSRVVEGYLKKAGLLPYLEALRFHIVGFGCTTCIGNSGPLHPEIEKAIKENDLIVSAVLSGNRNFEARIHPDVKANWLASPLLVVAYAIAGRTDIDLTTEPIGKDPNGNPVYLKDIWPSQEEIKQIINQVLDEKVFEEKYKDILLGDEYWQALEAPTGETFEWDPASTYIRKPPYFDNFTVEVNPPTDIKGARVLELLGDSVTTDHISPAGKIPPEYPAGKYLLEHGVPVEEFNSYGARRGNHEVMVRGTFANVRIKNKLVAPKEGGYTLKFPEKKEMFVYDAAVEYAKEGVPLIVLGGKEYGTGSSRDWAAKGTQLLGVKAVIVKSFERIHRSNLVGMGVLPLVFKEGEGWEELGLDGSETYEIIGIEDMKPGKELIVRATKENGEIVEFKVISRLDTVVDVEYFQNGGILPMVLRKIIRES